The genomic interval CACGCCGACGCCGTCGGCGCCGGTCTGTGCGAGTTCGTCGAGATAGGCAGCGGTGCCCTTGCCGAACAGGATCAGCGGTGCGCGGTCGGCGCCGTCGCCGCGCTCGATTTCCTGGGCGATGCGCGCCAGGTACGGCAGCGAGAACTCACGGTACATCGCCGGGCTCAGCACGCCGCCCCAGGTGTCGAACACCTGCAGCGCCTGCGCGCCGGCGGCGCGTTGTGCGGCCAGGTAGGCGATCACCGCGTCGGTGTTGACCGACAGCAGGGCATGCAGCGCCTGCGGATCGTTGAGTGCCATCGCCTTGATGCGCGCGAAATCCTTGCTGCCGCCGCCCTCGACCATGTAGCAGGCCAGCGTCCACGGGCTGCCTGAAAACCCGATCAGCGGCACCGCGCCGTCGAGCTCGCGGCGGATCAGCCGCACTGCGTCCATCACGTAGCGCAGCTCGGTCTCCATGTCCGGCACGCCGAGCCGGGCGATCGCCGCCGCGTCGCGCACCGGATGGCGAAACTTCGGGCCTTCGCCCTCGACGAAGTACAGTTCCAGGCCCATCGCATCGGGGATGGTCAGGATGTCGGAGAACAGGATCGCCGCGTCGAGCGGGAAACGGCGCAGCGGCTGCAGCGTGACTTCGCAGGCGATCTCCGGCTGCTTGGCCATGCCCAGGAAGCTGCCGGCCTGGCGACGGGTCTCGCGGTACTCGGGCAGATAGCGCCCGGCCTGGCGCATCAGCCAGACCGGCGTGCGGTCCACGGGCTCGCGACGCAGGGCGCGCAAGAAGCGGTCGTTCTTCAGAGGTGCGGACAAGGCGTTCTTCCTTACTCGGTGCGTCGGCATGCGCCGCGCGGGCATCAGGGGGCGGACGGCATCGTCGCTGCGTGTGTGCCGACCAGGTGGAAACCGCGCCGCAGTTGGGTGTCTCGCGCGCGTTCGAGCGCCCCCAGCGCGCTAGGTTCGTCGGCGTACTGCTGGCTGCGCAACTGGCTGCGCCCGCCGATCTGCCCCGATTCGCGCACGAGCGTCCAGCCGCCGAGCAGGTCAGGCTGCAGCATCAGCTGGACGAAACGCGCGGCCTCGTGGCCCTGGGCCGGTTGTTGCAGCAGCACTCGCATGGGCGGCATTGTACGGGGCGCAGGCAGGGCGCGGGCCCGTCATCGGGGGAGACGCGATGTCGCAGTGGCGCTTAGCCGGCGCGTAGCACGCCGATCACCGCGCTTTCGGGCACGTCGGCCAGGACCTGCGCGCGACCGGCGCCGGACCAGAC from Luteimonas sp. S4-F44 carries:
- the hemE gene encoding uroporphyrinogen decarboxylase; the protein is MSAPLKNDRFLRALRREPVDRTPVWLMRQAGRYLPEYRETRRQAGSFLGMAKQPEIACEVTLQPLRRFPLDAAILFSDILTIPDAMGLELYFVEGEGPKFRHPVRDAAAIARLGVPDMETELRYVMDAVRLIRRELDGAVPLIGFSGSPWTLACYMVEGGGSKDFARIKAMALNDPQALHALLSVNTDAVIAYLAAQRAAGAQALQVFDTWGGVLSPAMYREFSLPYLARIAQEIERGDGADRAPLILFGKGTAAYLDELAQTGADGVGVDWLIELGDAARRTGGRVALQGNLDPATLYGAPEAIRREVRRALDSYAVGNQGSRDGHVFNLGHGMSPDMNPDHVAVLVDEVHAYSAR
- a CDS encoding WGR domain-containing protein, which translates into the protein MRVLLQQPAQGHEAARFVQLMLQPDLLGGWTLVRESGQIGGRSQLRSQQYADEPSALGALERARDTQLRRGFHLVGTHAATMPSAP